Proteins encoded within one genomic window of Humulus lupulus chromosome 1, drHumLupu1.1, whole genome shotgun sequence:
- the LOC133793310 gene encoding L-ascorbate oxidase homolog, giving the protein MVLSLAKATVRHFALIVLVLGLVCAEDPYRFFDWNVTYGDIYPLGFRQRGILINGQFPGPEIFSVTNDNLIINVHNSLSEPFLISWSGVQNRKNSFQDGVYGTNCPIPPGKNFTYKLQVKDQIGSYYYFPSMGFHKAAGGFGAIKVLSRPRIPVPFPEPAGDYSLLIGDWYKFDHQALKKILDGGHKLPNPENILINGRPNGTSLTFEPGKTYRLRISNVGTQNSLNFRIQGHKMKLVEVEGTHTVQTIYSSLDVHVGQSYSVLVTADQAPHDYYIAVSTRFTSKILTATAIFHYSNSARAVSGPIPGGPTTEIDWSLNQARSIRTNLTASGPRPNPQGSYHYGQINVSRTIRLDSSAAQVNGKQRYALNNVSFIPADTPLKLADYFNIGGVFKVGSISDNPSPKRMYLDTSVMGADYRAFVEIVFQNRENIVQSYHLDGYNFWVVGMDGGQWTSASRKQYNLADAVSRSTTQVYPKSWTAIFVALDNVGMWNLRTDFWARQYLGQQFYLRVYTPVKSTRDEYLIPQNALLCGRAEGKSTTP; this is encoded by the exons ATGGTGCTGAGCTTAGCCAAGGCTACTGTAAGGCACTTTGCTTTGATTGTTTTGGTATTGGGTCTTGTTTGTGCTGAGGATCCATACAGATTCTTTGACTGGAATGTCACCTATGGTGATATATATCCCCTCGGCTTTCGCCAACGG GGAATTCTGATTAATGGTCAATTTCCGGGGCCTGAAATTTTCTCGGTTACCAACGATAATCTCATTATCAATGTCCATAACAGCTTATCGGAACCTTTTCTCATTTCATG gagtggAGTACAAAACAGGAAAAACTCATTTCAAGATGGTGTGTACGGAACCAATTGCCCAATTCCTCCAGGCAAGAACTTCACTTACAAACTACAAGTGAAAGATCAAATTGGAAGCTACTACTATTTCCCTTCTATGGGCTTTCACAAGGCCGCTGGTGGGTTTGGGGCCATTAAAGTTCTTAGCAGGCCCAGAATCCCAGTCCCATTTCCTGAACCAGCTGGGGATTACTCTCTTCTGATCGGAGATTGGTACAAGTTTGACCACCAG GCACTGAAGAAAATTCTTGATGGTGGTCACAAGCTTCCTAATCCAGAGAATATTCTAATCAATGGCAGACCAAATGGTACCTCATTAACCTTCGAACCAG GTAAAACCTACAGACTTAGGATATCCAATGTTGGGACACAAAACTCGCTCAATTTCCGAATCCAAGGCCACAAGATGAAATTGGTCGAAGTGGAAGGGACCCACACTGTCCAAACCATTTATTCGTCACTTGACGTCCACGTGGGCCAATCGTATTCTGTGCTTGTCACAGCAGATCAGGCCCCTCACGACTACTACATTGCCGTCTCAACCCGCTTCACCAGTAAGATCCTCACTGCCACTGCAATTTTTCACTACAGCAACTCGGCCCGTGCAGTTTCAGGCCCAATTCCAGGTGGGCCGACTACTGAAATTGATTGGTCCCTCAATCAGGCCCGATCCATTAGGACCAACCTAACAGCTAGTGGACCAAGACCAAACCCACAGGGCTCGTACCACTATGGTCAGATTAACGTATCAAGAACCATAAGGCTAGACAGCTCGGCAGCTCAAGTTAATGGGAAGCAAAGATATGCACTCAATAACGTGTCCTTTATCCCAGCGGACACTCCTCTTAAGCTGGCTGATTACTTCAATATCGGAGGCGTTTTCAAAGTTGGAAGCATCTCAGATAACCCTTCTCCCAAAAGAATGTACCTTGACACATCGGTCATGGGTGCTGATTATAGGGCTTTCGTGGAGATCGTTTTCCAAAACCGTGAAAACATTGTACAAAGCTATCACCTTGATGGATACAACTTCTGGGTTGTAGG AATGGATGGAGGGCAGTGGACCTCAGCAAGTAGAAAACAATATAACCTCGCGGATGCAGTTTCACGATCCACCACTCAG GTATACCCCAAGTCTTGGACTGCAATTTTTGTGGCGTTGGACAATGTGGGTATGTGGAATTTGAGGACAGATTTTTGGGCAAGGCAATACCTTGGACAACAGTTCTATCTCCGGGTTTACACGCCTGTGAAGTCAACACGTGACGAATATTTAATTCCCCAAAATGCCCTTCTCTGTGGAAGAGCCGAAGGCAAAAGCACAACACCCTAA